From Caretta caretta isolate rCarCar2 chromosome 3, rCarCar1.hap1, whole genome shotgun sequence, a single genomic window includes:
- the H3-3A gene encoding histone H3.3 produces MARTKQTARKSTGGKAPRKQLATKAARKSAPSTGGVKKPHRYRPGTVALREIRRYQKSTELLIRKLPFQRLVREIAQDFKTDLRFQSAAIGALQEASEAYLVGLFEDTNLCAIHAKRVTIMPKDIQLARRIRGERA; encoded by the exons ATGGCTCGTACCAAGCAAACTGCCCGTAAATCCACTGGTGGTAAGGCACCTAGGAAGCAGCTCGCTACGAAAGCAGCTCGCAAGAGTGCGCCCTCTACTGGAGGGGTCAAGAAACCTCATCGCTACAG gcCGGGTACTGTGGCTCTCCGTGAAATCAGACGTTATCAGAAGTCTACTGAACTTCTGATCCGCAAACTTCCCTTCCAGCGTCTGGTGCGTGAAATTGCTCAGGACTTCAAAACAGATCTGCGCTTCCAGAGCGCTGCTATTGGTGCTTTGCAG GAGGCAAGTGAAGCCTACCTGGTTGGCCTGTTTGAAGATACCAACCTCTGTGCTATCCATGCCAAACGTGTCACAATCATGCCAAAAGATATCCAGCTAGCACGCCGCATACGTGGAGAGCGTGCTTAA